The following are encoded in a window of Flavobacterium sp. WC2421 genomic DNA:
- a CDS encoding SDR family oxidoreductase: MGYTDKMLRDDALKGKVIVVTGGGSGLGKAMTKYFLELGAKVAITSRDLEKLKNTASELELETGGTCLPLQCDVRHYEEVENMLQGVLKAFGKVDVLLNNAAGNFISPTERLSANAFDTVIDIVLKGTKNCTLAFGKHWIDTKQTSSTVLNIVTTYAWTGSAYVVPSATAKAGVLAMTRSLAVEWAKYGIRTNAIAPGPFPTKGAWDRLLPGDLAEKFDMAKKVPLKRVGDHQELANLAAYMVSDFSAYVNGEVVVIDGGEWLKGAGQFNLLEAIPEELWDQLEMMIKAKKNK, translated from the coding sequence ATGGGTTATACAGATAAAATGTTACGCGATGATGCATTAAAAGGCAAAGTTATAGTCGTAACCGGAGGAGGAAGCGGTTTAGGTAAAGCAATGACAAAATATTTCTTAGAACTAGGTGCAAAAGTAGCAATTACGTCAAGAGACCTAGAGAAATTAAAAAATACAGCCTCTGAATTAGAATTAGAAACAGGTGGAACCTGTTTGCCTTTACAGTGTGATGTACGTCATTATGAAGAAGTCGAAAACATGCTGCAAGGTGTCTTGAAAGCTTTTGGAAAAGTAGATGTCCTTTTAAATAATGCTGCAGGAAACTTCATCTCTCCTACCGAAAGATTATCTGCTAATGCATTTGATACCGTAATTGATATCGTTTTAAAAGGGACTAAAAACTGTACACTTGCTTTTGGAAAACATTGGATAGATACTAAACAAACATCATCAACTGTTTTAAATATTGTAACTACCTACGCATGGACAGGATCAGCTTATGTTGTGCCAAGTGCCACTGCCAAAGCTGGAGTATTAGCTATGACCAGAAGTCTGGCTGTAGAATGGGCAAAATATGGCATCCGAACTAATGCAATTGCACCAGGACCATTTCCTACTAAAGGAGCCTGGGATCGATTATTACCTGGAGATCTTGCCGAAAAATTTGATATGGCTAAAAAAGTGCCGTTAAAGCGTGTGGGAGATCATCAAGAGTTAGCCAACTTAGCTGCCTATATGGTTTCTGATTTTTCAGCCTATGTAAATGGGGAAGTAGTTGTAATTGATGGTGGTGAATGGCTTAAAGGTGCTGGACAGTTTAATTTGTTGGAAGCCATTCCAGAAGAATTATGGGACCAACTGGAAATGATGATTAAAGCAAAAAAGAATAAATAA
- a CDS encoding YceI family protein, translating into MSTTKWAIDPTHSEIGFKVKHMMFTTISGKFTKFDASIESDDSNFENAKIEFTGAIDSIATGNADRDTHLLSADFFDAGQFPTIKFSATSFSKINEGEYELVGDLTMHGVTKSVKLPAEFSGLMKDPWGNTKLALSLEGKINRKDWGLTWNSALETGGVLVGEEVKLAIELQFIKE; encoded by the coding sequence ATGTCAACAACAAAATGGGCAATTGACCCAACACATTCAGAAATTGGTTTTAAAGTGAAACACATGATGTTTACTACTATTTCAGGTAAATTTACAAAATTTGATGCGTCAATCGAATCCGATGATTCGAATTTCGAAAATGCAAAAATTGAATTTACCGGAGCAATCGATTCAATTGCAACTGGTAATGCGGATAGAGATACCCATTTATTAAGTGCTGATTTTTTTGATGCAGGGCAATTTCCAACAATTAAATTTTCGGCAACTTCATTCTCTAAAATTAATGAAGGGGAATATGAATTGGTAGGTGATTTAACAATGCATGGGGTAACAAAATCAGTAAAGCTACCAGCAGAATTTAGTGGATTAATGAAAGACCCTTGGGGAAATACAAAATTAGCTCTTTCATTAGAAGGTAAAATTAATAGAAAAGATTGGGGATTAACTTGGAATTCAGCTCTTGAAACTGGTGGTGTACTAGTTGGTGAAGAAGTTAAATTGGCAATAGAACTTCAATTTATAAAAGAATAA
- a CDS encoding pirin family protein: MENTNSTKEGLISNSILHKANTRGHANHGWLESFHTFSFAGYHNPERMNFGVLRVLNDDRVSQGMGFGKHPHDNMEIISIPLEGDLEHKDSMGNTTVIKEGDIQAMSAGTGIFHSEYNKNKDQLVKFLQIWIYPNKKNVTPRYDQISLDLKDRHNNLQQILSPNPEDEGVWIHQDAWFHIGKFDKGFSNSYQLKKAGNGIYAFVLKGDFTIGGITLNERDGLGITDTDSFNLIANSDNAEILLMEVPMKL, translated from the coding sequence ATGGAAAATACAAATAGTACTAAAGAAGGTTTGATTTCAAATTCTATTTTGCATAAAGCAAATACCAGAGGACATGCTAATCATGGATGGTTAGAGTCATTTCATACTTTTAGTTTTGCGGGTTATCACAATCCGGAACGTATGAATTTTGGTGTGTTGCGCGTTTTGAATGATGATAGAGTAAGTCAAGGAATGGGTTTTGGAAAACACCCACACGATAATATGGAAATTATTTCTATCCCGCTCGAAGGCGATTTAGAACATAAAGACAGTATGGGAAATACTACTGTAATTAAAGAAGGAGATATTCAAGCGATGAGTGCAGGAACTGGGATTTTTCACAGTGAGTATAATAAAAATAAAGACCAGTTGGTTAAGTTTTTGCAAATTTGGATTTATCCAAATAAAAAAAATGTAACACCTCGTTACGACCAAATCTCTTTGGACTTAAAGGATCGTCACAATAATCTACAACAAATTTTATCTCCAAATCCAGAAGATGAAGGCGTTTGGATTCATCAAGATGCTTGGTTTCATATTGGAAAATTTGATAAAGGTTTTTCGAATTCATACCAATTAAAGAAAGCAGGAAACGGTATTTATGCTTTTGTTTTAAAAGGAGACTTTACTATTGGTGGTATTACTTTAAATGAGCGTGATGGTCTGGGAATAACTGATACGGATTCATTCAATCTTATTGCTAATTCTGATAATGCCGAAATTCTTTTGATGGAAGTACCCATGAAATTATAA
- a CDS encoding Crp/Fnr family transcriptional regulator: MYTQINKNISRYVTFEKEELSIFNSLLENKKIPKKTILLHEGEKCNFEAFVVKGCVRKYYIDSNGIEVILQLAIENAWVSDISFSIYEDSPSDVFIETLEDCEFFMFNPESKEVLFAKAPRFERAFRILMQRNLAVTQKRLFNAISKTATDKYLEFLDKYPTLSQRVAQHYIASFLGISPEFLSKIRTKLAKN; encoded by the coding sequence TTGTATACTCAAATCAATAAAAATATAAGCCGTTATGTCACTTTTGAAAAAGAGGAATTAAGCATTTTTAATTCTTTATTAGAAAATAAAAAAATTCCAAAAAAGACAATTCTTTTACATGAAGGTGAAAAATGCAATTTTGAAGCTTTTGTTGTAAAAGGTTGTGTTCGCAAGTATTATATAGATTCCAATGGTATAGAAGTGATTTTGCAATTAGCAATTGAAAATGCTTGGGTAAGTGATATTTCATTTAGTATTTATGAGGACAGTCCCAGTGATGTATTTATTGAAACCTTAGAAGATTGCGAATTTTTTATGTTCAATCCCGAATCTAAAGAGGTGTTATTTGCAAAGGCACCAAGATTTGAAAGGGCTTTCCGTATATTAATGCAACGCAATCTAGCAGTAACGCAAAAACGATTGTTTAATGCTATTTCTAAAACTGCTACAGATAAATATCTGGAGTTTTTAGATAAATATCCTACACTTTCTCAGCGTGTAGCGCAACATTATATCGCTTCCTTTTTAGGGATATCTCCTGAGTTTCTAAGTAAAATTAGAACAAAACTCGCTAAAAATTAA
- the udk gene encoding uridine kinase, which produces MLIIGIAGGTGSGKTTVVHQIMNELPETEVGIISQDSYYKENHGLSFDERALINFDHPRAIDFELLVTHLKELKEGNNINQPVYSFVTHNRSDDTVFTHPRKVMIVEGILILANPELRDLFDVKIYVHADSDERLIRRMKRDIAERGRDMEEVLNRYQTTLKPMHEQFIEPTKAFADIIIPNDKYNTVAIDVVRAVINQRIL; this is translated from the coding sequence ATGCTTATTATAGGAATTGCAGGTGGAACTGGAAGCGGAAAAACAACCGTAGTTCATCAAATCATGAATGAATTACCCGAAACAGAGGTAGGAATTATTTCACAAGATTCATATTACAAGGAAAATCACGGTCTTTCATTCGATGAAAGAGCACTAATCAATTTTGATCATCCACGTGCAATTGATTTCGAGTTATTAGTCACACATCTTAAAGAATTAAAAGAAGGAAATAACATCAATCAACCCGTGTATTCTTTTGTGACGCACAATCGAAGCGATGATACTGTTTTTACACATCCTCGAAAAGTGATGATTGTGGAGGGTATTTTAATTTTGGCAAATCCAGAATTAAGAGATTTATTTGATGTAAAGATTTATGTTCACGCTGATTCTGATGAAAGATTAATCCGTCGAATGAAACGTGACATTGCTGAAAGAGGTCGTGATATGGAGGAAGTTTTAAACCGTTACCAAACAACATTAAAACCTATGCATGAGCAATTTATAGAACCCACAAAAGCATTTGCGGATATTATTATACCTAATGACAAATACAATACAGTAGCTATTGATGTAGTTCGGGCAGTAATAAATCAAAGAATTCTATAA
- a CDS encoding septum formation initiator family protein has product MTNPHKDKPWFKFLSNKYIWVLLFFSTWMVFLDNYSYFDHRFLDTQINELEDNKEYYQEEIKKDEEQIKELKNPEQIEKYARENYYMKKDSEDIYLIEFEGDSIENSNKP; this is encoded by the coding sequence ATGACAAATCCACATAAAGACAAACCTTGGTTTAAATTTTTAAGTAATAAATACATTTGGGTATTGCTTTTCTTTTCAACTTGGATGGTTTTTTTGGACAACTATTCCTATTTTGATCATCGATTTTTAGATACTCAAATTAATGAACTTGAAGATAATAAAGAATATTATCAAGAGGAAATAAAAAAAGATGAAGAACAAATTAAAGAACTAAAAAACCCAGAACAAATAGAAAAATATGCTCGTGAAAACTACTATATGAAAAAAGATAGTGAGGATATTTATCTGATCGAATTTGAAGGTGACAGTATAGAGAACAGCAATAAACCCTGA
- a CDS encoding methylmalonyl-CoA mutase subunit beta, which yields MATNLFEDFDPVSSKQWKQKIQFELKGADYNDTLIWNSPEDIKVKPFYHKDEFTKAFPLTTKASNFKICQNIFVFDIEKSIERALDSLNRGAESLRFTIENDTIDITKLLENLPLENVFVYFNLNFISIDFVAKINTIAIQKKAVVFINLDPIGQLAKDGNWFTTKDKNNFDTLNLITTAVPQHSVLSIDTSLYQNAGANMVQQIAYSLAHANEYFNRIPIINQPIVFEVAVGTNYFFEIAKLRALRLLFKLIAKEYNHYLDCHLFVTPTKRNKTIYDYNVNMLRTTTECMSAIIGGADTIANLPYDSLYHKDNEFGDRIARNQLLVLKNESYFDKVNNPADGSYYIETLTNQLAEKSLTLFKDIESNGGFLKQLNEGIIKRKIQESADKEQDLFDSGKEVLLGTNKYPNKEDRMKQDLELYPFIKINPRKTLITPIIEKRLAEKTEQERLALE from the coding sequence ATGGCGACTAATTTATTTGAAGATTTCGATCCTGTTTCTTCCAAACAATGGAAACAAAAAATCCAGTTTGAACTTAAAGGTGCCGATTATAATGATACCTTAATATGGAATTCTCCAGAAGATATTAAGGTGAAACCTTTTTATCACAAAGATGAGTTTACCAAAGCTTTTCCATTAACCACAAAGGCTTCCAACTTTAAAATTTGCCAAAATATATTTGTTTTTGATATTGAGAAATCAATAGAAAGAGCTTTAGATTCTTTAAATAGAGGTGCTGAAAGTCTTCGTTTTACTATTGAAAATGATACTATTGACATTACTAAACTTTTAGAAAACTTACCATTAGAAAATGTTTTTGTTTACTTTAATTTAAACTTTATTTCAATCGATTTCGTAGCTAAAATCAATACAATAGCAATACAAAAAAAGGCAGTTGTATTTATCAATTTAGATCCAATAGGACAATTAGCCAAAGACGGAAACTGGTTTACAACGAAAGACAAAAACAATTTTGACACACTTAATTTAATTACTACTGCCGTACCACAACATTCGGTATTAAGCATTGACACTAGTTTATATCAAAATGCAGGTGCCAATATGGTACAGCAAATTGCTTATAGTTTAGCGCATGCCAATGAATATTTTAATAGGATTCCTATTATAAATCAACCCATCGTTTTTGAAGTTGCAGTAGGTACCAATTACTTTTTTGAAATTGCAAAACTACGTGCACTACGCCTTTTATTTAAGCTAATTGCAAAAGAATATAATCACTACTTAGATTGTCATCTCTTTGTTACACCCACAAAACGAAACAAAACCATTTATGATTATAATGTAAACATGTTACGTACCACAACCGAATGTATGTCGGCAATTATTGGTGGTGCGGATACTATTGCTAACTTACCTTATGATTCTTTGTACCATAAAGACAATGAATTTGGAGATCGCATTGCTCGAAATCAGCTGTTAGTATTAAAAAATGAAAGCTATTTTGATAAAGTAAATAATCCCGCTGATGGAAGTTATTATATAGAAACACTCACCAATCAACTGGCCGAAAAATCGTTGACTTTGTTTAAAGACATCGAATCCAATGGTGGTTTTCTAAAACAATTGAATGAAGGAATCATTAAAAGAAAAATTCAGGAAAGTGCTGATAAAGAGCAAGATCTTTTTGACTCAGGAAAAGAAGTATTGTTAGGTACCAATAAATACCCTAATAAAGAAGATCGCATGAAACAGGATTTAGAACTTTATCCATTTATAAAAATCAATCCAAGAAAAACGTTGATAACCCCTATTATAGAAAAACGCCTTGCCGAGAAAACGGAACAGGAACGTCTCGCATTAGAGTAA
- the scpA gene encoding methylmalonyl-CoA mutase translates to MIRNDLKHIKLESTKTIEDNQNSLSENFLTAEGIELKPTYSEKDIENLAHLDFGAGFAPNLRGPYTTMYVRRPWTIRQYAGFSTAEESNAFYRRNLAAGQKGLSIAFDLPTHRGYDSDHERVVGDVGKAGVAIDSVEDMKVLFDQIPLDEMSVSMTMNGAVLPIMAFYIVAAEEQGVKPELLSGTIQNDILKEFMVRNTYIYPPTPSMKIIADIFEFTSKKMPKFNSISISGYHMQEAGATADIELAYTLADGLEYIRTGLATGMKIDEFAPRLSFFWAIGMNHFMEIAKMRAGRMIWAKLVKQFNPKDDKSLALRTHCQTSGWSLTEQDPFNNVARTCIEASAAAFGGTQSLHTNALDEAIALPTDFSARIARNTQIFLQEETKITKTVDPWAGSYYVESLTDEIVQSAWKLIEEVEELGGMTKAIEAGIPKLRIEEAAARKQARIDSGQDIIVGVNKYRLDKEDPLQILDVDNQMVRKQQLEQLDRIKATRDTNKVQESIKKLILCAQTGEGNLLEIAVEAARNRTTLGEISDALETVFGRYKAQIKSFSGVYSKEIKDDKSFEKAKQLADTFAKQEGRRPRIMIAKMGQDGHDRGAKVVATGYADVGFDVDIGPLFQTPAEAAKQAIENDVHILGVSSLAAGHKTLVPQVIEELKKYGREDIMVVVGGVIPAQDYQFLFDAGAVAVFGPGTKISEAAIKILEILIGE, encoded by the coding sequence ATGATAAGAAATGACCTCAAACATATTAAATTAGAAAGTACTAAGACAATAGAAGACAATCAAAATTCATTGTCTGAAAATTTCTTAACGGCAGAGGGAATCGAACTCAAACCAACCTATTCTGAAAAGGATATTGAAAATCTAGCGCATTTAGATTTTGGAGCTGGCTTTGCGCCAAATTTGCGCGGACCATACACTACGATGTATGTGCGCAGACCATGGACAATTCGTCAATATGCTGGTTTTTCAACTGCAGAGGAAAGCAATGCTTTTTACAGAAGAAATCTTGCAGCTGGTCAAAAAGGATTATCCATTGCATTTGATTTACCTACCCATCGGGGATATGATTCAGACCATGAACGTGTTGTAGGAGATGTCGGTAAAGCTGGAGTAGCAATAGATTCGGTTGAGGATATGAAAGTATTATTCGATCAAATTCCATTGGATGAAATGTCAGTTTCCATGACTATGAATGGTGCCGTATTACCCATTATGGCTTTTTACATTGTGGCAGCCGAAGAACAAGGGGTAAAACCTGAATTACTTTCAGGAACGATACAAAATGATATTCTAAAAGAGTTTATGGTGCGTAATACTTACATCTACCCACCTACTCCATCCATGAAAATCATTGCCGACATTTTTGAATTTACAAGCAAGAAAATGCCAAAATTCAACTCGATATCTATATCGGGATATCACATGCAAGAAGCAGGTGCTACTGCCGATATTGAATTGGCTTACACATTGGCGGATGGATTGGAATACATTCGCACTGGACTAGCAACGGGAATGAAAATTGATGAGTTTGCCCCTCGTTTATCTTTTTTCTGGGCGATTGGAATGAATCACTTCATGGAAATTGCTAAAATGCGTGCTGGGCGAATGATATGGGCCAAACTAGTGAAACAGTTTAATCCAAAAGATGATAAATCATTAGCATTAAGAACTCATTGCCAAACAAGTGGCTGGAGTTTAACAGAACAAGATCCTTTTAATAATGTAGCGCGTACGTGTATTGAAGCATCGGCAGCCGCTTTTGGAGGAACACAATCACTACATACTAATGCTTTGGATGAAGCGATTGCTTTGCCAACTGATTTTTCGGCAAGAATTGCTCGAAATACACAAATATTTTTACAAGAAGAAACCAAAATTACAAAAACTGTTGATCCTTGGGCAGGTAGTTATTACGTAGAAAGCTTGACCGATGAGATTGTCCAAAGTGCTTGGAAACTTATTGAAGAAGTAGAAGAACTAGGTGGAATGACCAAAGCGATTGAAGCAGGGATTCCTAAACTAAGAATAGAAGAAGCAGCGGCAAGAAAACAAGCCCGCATTGATAGTGGACAGGACATAATTGTAGGGGTCAACAAATACCGTTTGGACAAAGAAGATCCTTTACAAATTCTAGATGTCGATAACCAGATGGTGCGAAAGCAACAACTGGAACAACTCGATCGTATAAAAGCAACAAGAGATACTAATAAGGTACAAGAATCAATTAAAAAATTAATCCTTTGTGCTCAAACTGGTGAAGGTAATTTACTGGAAATCGCAGTAGAAGCTGCAAGAAACAGAACTACGCTAGGCGAAATTAGTGATGCCTTAGAAACTGTTTTTGGAAGGTATAAAGCACAAATTAAATCCTTTAGTGGCGTGTATAGTAAAGAAATTAAAGACGATAAAAGTTTTGAAAAAGCAAAACAGCTAGCCGATACCTTTGCCAAACAAGAAGGTCGTCGTCCTAGAATCATGATTGCCAAAATGGGACAAGATGGACACGATCGTGGGGCAAAAGTAGTAGCCACAGGTTACGCTGATGTAGGTTTTGATGTGGATATTGGTCCGTTATTTCAAACTCCTGCCGAAGCTGCAAAACAAGCCATAGAAAATGATGTACATATTCTTGGTGTTTCCTCATTGGCTGCAGGCCACAAAACTCTAGTTCCACAAGTGATAGAAGAGCTTAAAAAATATGGCCGTGAAGATATAATGGTAGTTGTAGGTGGTGTGATTCCGGCACAAGATTATCAATTTTTATTTGATGCTGGTGCAGTAGCTGTTTTTGGACCTGGAACAAAAATTAGCGAAGCAGCTATAAAAATATTAGAAATTTTAATAGGAGAATAA
- a CDS encoding peptidoglycan-binding protein LysM, translating to MVKKWYFYTSLAIIIAFLSAGFKPLKIEKNDWFLIKNTDGTRYLYPSIEQEDYINLNFPFTGNLFIGFKEALGFKESEGKYKKINSLGYLGKYQFGIETLRSVGVKDSILFLKSPKLQERAFVALLSKNKWLLQDIIEKYDGKVVNGILVTESGILAAAHLGGAGSVRRYFKHNGKKFIKDAYGTSIRSYMKAFGGYDTSFIVANVNAVASLN from the coding sequence ATGGTAAAGAAGTGGTATTTTTATACAAGTTTGGCGATTATTATAGCCTTTTTAAGTGCGGGTTTTAAACCTCTTAAAATAGAAAAAAATGATTGGTTTCTAATAAAAAACACGGATGGAACACGATACTTATATCCATCCATAGAACAAGAAGATTATATCAATTTAAATTTCCCTTTTACTGGAAATTTATTTATTGGTTTTAAGGAAGCTCTTGGTTTCAAAGAATCAGAAGGGAAATACAAAAAAATCAATTCTCTCGGTTATTTAGGTAAATACCAATTTGGTATAGAAACCTTAAGATCTGTTGGTGTGAAGGATAGTATTTTATTCCTAAAAAGCCCCAAATTGCAAGAAAGAGCCTTTGTAGCACTTTTATCAAAAAACAAATGGCTATTACAAGACATCATTGAGAAATATGATGGGAAAGTAGTTAATGGGATTCTGGTAACAGAATCAGGGATTTTAGCAGCCGCACATCTTGGTGGAGCGGGTTCCGTAAGAAGATACTTTAAGCACAATGGGAAGAAATTTATAAAAGATGCTTATGGTACTTCAATTAGAAGTTATATGAAAGCATTTGGAGGTTATGACACTTCCTTTATTGTGGCTAATGTAAATGCAGTGGCAAGTTTAAATTAA
- a CDS encoding DUF2279 domain-containing protein, giving the protein MFFLVSGLRDADAQSKKFDRFLKPSDTLNIKRQNTVILSESILASAALVGLNQLWYADYPRSNFHFINDNAEWLQMDKIGHFYSSYQLGRMGSEMLQWSGASKKKQLLYGAGLGFAFLTAVEVLDGYSSEWGASPGDVIANASGTALYVSQELLWNEQRIIPKFSFHTTQFAQYRPNVLGSNLAEQILKDYNGQTYWLSVNLYSFSKGSKIPKWLNLAMGYGADGMVSGNSENSDKLLLPKTERFRQFYLSFDVDLTKIETKSHFLKTFFSVFNTLKIPAPTIEYSVNEGFRGRILYF; this is encoded by the coding sequence ATGTTTTTTTTGGTAAGTGGACTGCGTGATGCAGATGCTCAAAGTAAAAAATTCGATCGTTTTTTAAAACCTTCGGACACTTTAAATATAAAAAGACAAAATACAGTTATTCTTTCAGAATCAATATTGGCCTCTGCAGCATTAGTAGGCCTAAACCAGCTATGGTATGCCGATTATCCAAGATCTAATTTTCATTTTATAAATGATAATGCGGAATGGCTTCAAATGGATAAAATAGGACATTTCTATTCTTCGTATCAATTGGGAAGGATGGGAAGTGAAATGCTACAATGGAGTGGAGCTAGTAAAAAGAAGCAATTGCTATATGGTGCTGGTTTAGGATTTGCATTTTTAACGGCTGTTGAGGTTTTAGATGGCTATTCTTCTGAATGGGGAGCATCACCTGGAGATGTTATAGCAAATGCTTCTGGAACGGCTTTATATGTTTCCCAAGAGTTATTATGGAATGAACAACGTATTATACCAAAATTCTCTTTTCACACCACACAATTTGCCCAATATAGGCCCAACGTTTTAGGAAGCAACTTAGCGGAGCAGATCCTTAAAGATTATAACGGTCAAACGTATTGGCTTTCGGTTAATTTATATTCTTTTTCCAAAGGTTCTAAAATACCAAAATGGCTCAATCTCGCAATGGGTTATGGAGCGGATGGAATGGTGAGTGGAAATAGCGAAAATTCTGATAAATTACTCCTTCCGAAAACAGAGAGATTCAGACAGTTTTATTTGAGTTTTGACGTTGACCTGACGAAAATTGAAACAAAATCTCATTTTTTGAAGACTTTTTTTTCTGTTTTTAATACGCTTAAAATTCCAGCTCCAACGATTGAATACTCAGTTAACGAGGGTTTTAGAGGACGAATTTTATATTTTTAA
- the mltG gene encoding endolytic transglycosylase MltG, with the protein MNFKKYITIAAVVLVSGLIIYGFVLMSQIFAANTKFSDKEVYVHIPTNATYTDVKKILADYVVNIDRLEMVASKMSYPENVKSGRFLFTKGMNSYELVKSLRSNVPVKLAFNNQERVENLAGRVGSQIEADSLSLLTSFKDSIFLKENGFNEDNVLAMFIPNTYETYWNTSAEKFRDKMIKEYRNFWNKERVAKAEKQGLNPIEATILASIVHKESVKKDERPRIAGVYLNRLRLGMPLQADPTVIFAIKKKDDDFNQVIKRVFFKDLTMSSPYNTYVNVGLPPGPIAMPDITALEAVLDPEKNDFIYFCASVERFGYHEFAATLPEHNKNAKKYSDWINSQGVKR; encoded by the coding sequence TTGAATTTTAAAAAATATATTACAATCGCAGCTGTTGTTTTAGTAAGTGGATTAATCATTTACGGTTTTGTTTTGATGAGCCAAATTTTTGCTGCTAACACTAAGTTTTCAGATAAAGAAGTTTATGTTCATATCCCAACAAATGCAACGTATACTGATGTCAAAAAAATATTGGCAGATTATGTCGTAAATATCGACCGTTTAGAAATGGTAGCCAGTAAAATGAGTTATCCTGAAAATGTAAAATCGGGACGTTTTCTTTTTACTAAAGGGATGAATAGTTATGAATTAGTCAAATCTTTAAGAAGTAATGTTCCTGTAAAGTTGGCATTTAATAATCAAGAGCGAGTGGAAAATCTTGCTGGACGAGTAGGATCCCAAATTGAGGCGGACAGTTTGTCATTATTAACTTCATTTAAAGATTCTATCTTCTTGAAAGAAAACGGATTTAATGAAGATAATGTTTTGGCTATGTTTATTCCTAATACCTATGAAACGTATTGGAACACATCTGCAGAGAAGTTTCGAGATAAGATGATTAAAGAATACCGAAATTTTTGGAATAAAGAAAGAGTTGCTAAAGCAGAAAAACAAGGTTTAAACCCAATTGAAGCTACAATTTTAGCTTCTATCGTACATAAAGAATCGGTTAAAAAAGATGAAAGACCAAGAATTGCAGGAGTTTACTTAAACCGTTTGCGATTGGGCATGCCGCTTCAAGCGGATCCCACAGTAATTTTTGCTATCAAGAAAAAAGACGATGACTTTAATCAAGTAATTAAAAGAGTGTTTTTTAAAGACTTGACTATGTCTTCTCCTTATAATACCTATGTAAATGTTGGACTTCCTCCTGGTCCTATTGCAATGCCCGACATTACAGCTCTAGAAGCAGTATTGGATCCAGAAAAGAATGATTTTATTTATTTTTGTGCTAGTGTAGAACGTTTTGGATACCATGAATTTGCAGCGACTTTGCCTGAGCATAATAAAAATGCTAAAAAATATTCGGATTGGATCAACAGCCAAGGAGTAAAAAGATAG
- a CDS encoding GNAT family N-acetyltransferase, whose product MITLKGENIYIRALEPNDLEFIYAIENDQRIWEVSNTQTPYSRFLVKQYLENAHQDIYEAKQLRLAICQDQDFPALGLIDLFDFDPKNNRAGVGIVIQGQENRKQNIGSEALELLIQYSFRHLNLHQLYANIGTENKSSIALFTKFGFQNIGTKKDWNLVNGVYKDEAVFQLINNQL is encoded by the coding sequence ATGATAACTCTAAAAGGCGAAAATATATACATCCGCGCATTGGAACCTAATGATTTAGAGTTCATCTATGCCATTGAGAATGATCAGCGTATTTGGGAAGTAAGCAATACACAAACCCCATATAGTCGATTTTTAGTAAAACAATATTTGGAGAATGCGCATCAAGATATATATGAAGCCAAGCAATTGCGTTTGGCCATATGTCAAGACCAAGACTTTCCTGCATTGGGATTAATCGATTTATTTGATTTTGATCCAAAGAATAATAGAGCAGGAGTAGGGATTGTAATTCAAGGGCAGGAAAATCGAAAACAGAACATTGGGTCCGAAGCTTTGGAGCTTTTAATTCAGTATTCATTTCGCCATTTAAATTTACATCAATTATATGCAAATATTGGGACTGAAAATAAATCTAGTATCGCTCTTTTTACTAAATTTGGATTCCAAAATATAGGTACAAAAAAAGATTGGAATCTGGTGAATGGTGTTTACAAAGACGAAGCCGTTTTTCAATTAATCAATAATCAACTTTAA